Proteins encoded by one window of Deltaproteobacteria bacterium:
- the ahbC gene encoding 12,18-didecarboxysiroheme deacetylase: MIGISKLYCGTVEPSDTLRYGRRSQDLPSHLLQFSEDKKPVVVWNCTRSCNLKCIHCYAHAVERPREKELTTEQALALLDDLADFGAPVILFSGGEPLMRPDLVPLARHAVKRGMRAVISTNGTLITREKAQELKDIGLSYVGVSIDGLEEINDRFRGRRGAFKAAMEGIRHCKEAGLKVGLRFTINRMNKDEVPRIFALLEEQGIPRVCFYHLVYAGRGTALVEQDLSHEETRRVVDLILDRTRDLHQRGLPKEVLTVDNHADGPYLYLRMLRENNPRAEKVLELLKMNEGNNSGRGIGCISWDGSVHADQFWRHYSFGNVLERPFSEIWTDLSDPLMRKLKEKKKYVKGRCASCRWLDICGGNFRVRAEAVTGDVWAPDPACYLRDEEIKGEAEL; this comes from the coding sequence ATGATCGGCATATCCAAGCTTTACTGTGGAACCGTGGAGCCCTCTGACACTCTGCGGTATGGGAGGCGGTCCCAGGACCTCCCTTCTCACTTGCTTCAATTCTCAGAAGACAAGAAACCCGTGGTGGTGTGGAATTGTACCCGTTCCTGCAACCTCAAGTGTATCCACTGTTATGCCCATGCTGTGGAGCGACCCAGGGAGAAGGAACTTACCACCGAGCAGGCCCTTGCTCTTCTCGATGATCTTGCGGATTTCGGGGCGCCCGTGATCCTTTTCTCAGGGGGAGAACCACTCATGCGCCCCGACCTGGTTCCATTGGCCCGCCACGCCGTCAAGCGGGGCATGAGGGCGGTGATCTCCACAAACGGCACCCTAATCACCCGAGAGAAGGCACAGGAGTTGAAGGATATAGGGCTTTCTTACGTTGGTGTCAGCATCGACGGACTCGAAGAGATCAACGATCGCTTCAGGGGACGGCGGGGGGCTTTCAAGGCCGCCATGGAGGGAATCCGGCATTGCAAGGAAGCGGGTCTCAAGGTGGGACTCCGTTTTACTATCAACCGTATGAATAAGGACGAGGTCCCGCGGATTTTCGCTCTCCTTGAAGAACAGGGGATCCCGCGGGTCTGTTTTTACCATCTGGTCTATGCAGGCCGGGGGACGGCCCTGGTGGAACAGGACCTGAGCCACGAGGAGACCCGCCGCGTAGTGGATCTGATCCTGGACAGGACACGGGATCTCCACCAGAGGGGCCTTCCCAAGGAGGTCCTGACCGTGGACAATCATGCGGACGGGCCCTACCTTTACCTTCGGATGCTCCGGGAAAACAACCCCCGTGCGGAGAAGGTTTTGGAATTGCTGAAGATGAACGAGGGCAACAACTCGGGGCGGGGGATCGGGTGTATCAGCTGGGACGGTTCGGTCCATGCGGATCAATTCTGGCGACATTACAGTTTCGGGAATGTCTTGGAGAGGCCCTTCAGCGAAATCTGGACCGATCTTTCCGATCCCTTGATGAGAAAACTGAAGGAAAAGAAGAAATACGTGAAGGGGCGGTGTGCATCCTGCCGGTGGCTGGATATCTGCGGAGGAAATTTCAGGGTGAGGGCGGAGGCCGTGACAGGTGATGTGTGGGCACCGGATCCCGCATGCTACCTGAGGGATGAGGAAATAAAAGGGGAGGCGGAATTATGA
- the hemB gene encoding porphobilinogen synthase produces the protein MNIRPRRLRKSPALRAMVRETSLSVRDFICPLFVQHGKNIKAPIPSMPGQYRFSVDRIIEEVEEIRSLGIPAVLLFGLPETKDPEGTCSYQEDGVVQRAVRAIKEKVPDMVVFTDVCLCEYTDHGHCGIIKEGRVDNDATLEVLARQAVSHARAGADFVAPSDMMDGRVAAVRAALDENGLQDTGVMSYAAKYASAFYGPFREAADSAPQFGDRRDYQMDPANGREALKEIFLDIEEGADIVMIKPALSYLDIVRSVREECLLPLAAYNVSGEYSMIKAAAEKGWIDGEGVMMESLFSIKRAGADLIITYFAKEAAEVLRRNLL, from the coding sequence ATGAACATTCGTCCGAGGCGATTGAGGAAGAGCCCGGCCCTGAGGGCCATGGTCAGGGAGACGTCCCTCTCGGTCAGGGATTTCATCTGCCCGCTTTTCGTTCAACACGGAAAGAACATCAAGGCCCCGATCCCTTCCATGCCCGGCCAGTATCGCTTTTCCGTGGATCGAATCATCGAGGAGGTCGAGGAGATCCGGTCCCTGGGGATTCCGGCCGTGCTGCTCTTCGGCCTTCCGGAGACAAAGGACCCGGAAGGGACCTGTTCCTACCAGGAAGACGGTGTCGTGCAGAGGGCCGTGCGGGCAATCAAAGAGAAGGTCCCGGACATGGTGGTCTTTACGGACGTGTGCCTTTGCGAGTACACGGATCATGGGCACTGCGGGATCATCAAGGAGGGCCGGGTGGACAATGACGCGACCCTTGAAGTTCTGGCGCGGCAGGCCGTAAGTCACGCCAGGGCAGGGGCGGATTTCGTCGCGCCGTCCGACATGATGGACGGCCGTGTGGCCGCCGTGCGCGCGGCCCTTGACGAGAACGGGTTGCAGGATACGGGCGTCATGTCCTATGCCGCAAAGTACGCCTCGGCATTCTATGGCCCCTTCAGGGAGGCCGCCGATTCGGCCCCGCAGTTCGGCGACCGCCGGGACTACCAGATGGACCCGGCCAACGGCAGGGAAGCCCTGAAGGAGATTTTCCTGGACATCGAGGAGGGGGCTGATATCGTAATGATCAAGCCCGCCCTTTCCTATCTTGATATCGTCCGGAGCGTACGGGAAGAATGCCTGCTTCCTCTCGCCGCTTACAACGTCAGCGGAGAATACTCCATGATCAAGGCGGCGGCGGAAAAAGGGTGGATCGACGGAGAAGGTGTCATGATGGAATCCTTGTTCTCTATCAAGAGGGCGGGGGCGGATCTCATTATCACTTACTTTGCCAAAGAGGCCGCAGAGGTCCTGCGCAGGAACCTTCTTTAG
- the ahbD gene encoding heme b synthase, producing METHKGTAPSHSHGDGPRLVAWEVTRTCNLSCVHCRASAEREPYPGELSTGKCLEILEEIRATGTPIVILTGGEPLLRKDILDLARKGTALGLRMVMATNGTLLSPDLVAEMKASGIKRVSISLDGPNAAEHDRFRQVPGAFGRTLEGVRYLRDGDLEFQINTTVTRRNVNQVPEMLDLAIALGAVAHHIFLLVPTGRARDMAEQEIDAEQYERLLHWFYETGREAPIHLKATCAPHYYRILRQEARKRGEKVNFETYGLDAVTRGCLGGTAFCFISHDGIVQPCGYLEITCGDLKEEGFDQVWRGSKIFGKLRDFSLYGGKCGRCEYVRVCGGCRARAFEATGDFLAEEPLCLYQPGNRREGGETD from the coding sequence ATGGAAACACATAAGGGAACCGCCCCTTCACATTCCCACGGAGACGGGCCCAGGCTGGTGGCCTGGGAAGTGACCCGGACCTGTAACCTGAGCTGTGTTCATTGCCGGGCCTCGGCGGAAAGAGAACCTTATCCAGGTGAGCTTTCGACCGGAAAGTGCCTGGAGATTCTTGAGGAGATCCGAGCAACGGGAACCCCGATCGTGATCCTTACAGGGGGGGAACCCCTTCTCAGGAAAGATATTCTTGACCTGGCCCGTAAGGGTACGGCCCTGGGACTGCGGATGGTAATGGCTACCAACGGGACTCTGTTGAGCCCGGATCTCGTGGCCGAGATGAAGGCCTCGGGGATCAAGCGGGTAAGTATTTCCCTGGACGGGCCCAACGCCGCGGAACACGACCGATTCAGGCAGGTCCCCGGGGCCTTTGGGCGCACCCTCGAGGGCGTGAGATATTTGCGGGATGGGGATCTGGAATTCCAGATCAATACCACTGTAACCAGGCGGAACGTGAACCAGGTCCCGGAGATGCTGGACTTGGCCATAGCCCTTGGAGCCGTCGCCCACCATATCTTCCTTCTGGTCCCTACAGGGCGTGCCAGGGATATGGCGGAGCAGGAGATCGACGCCGAACAATACGAACGGCTGCTGCATTGGTTTTACGAAACGGGCCGGGAAGCACCGATTCATCTCAAGGCTACCTGTGCCCCCCATTATTACCGGATCCTACGGCAGGAGGCACGAAAAAGGGGCGAGAAGGTGAATTTCGAGACCTACGGGCTGGACGCCGTAACCCGCGGGTGCCTGGGAGGGACGGCCTTCTGCTTTATATCTCACGACGGGATCGTGCAGCCTTGCGGATACCTGGAGATCACTTGCGGAGACCTCAAGGAGGAAGGTTTCGATCAGGTATGGCGTGGATCGAAGATCTTCGGGAAACTGAGGGATTTTTCCCTCTACGGAGGAAAATGCGGCCGCTGTGAATATGTCAGGGTATGTGGGGGATGCCGCGCAAGGGCCTTCGAGGCCACCGGCGATTTCTTGGCGGAAGAACCCCTCTGCCTGTATCAACCGGGAAACAGGAGAGAGGGCGGTGAAACAGATTGA
- a CDS encoding AsnC family transcriptional regulator, translated as MDDKDRAILNEIQTRFPIRSRPYRELGKRLGMSEEEILDRVRILKEEGIIRRIGGNFNSRKLNYSSTLCAAKVPEERLEAFVAAVNRHPGVTHNYLRNHSYNVWFTFIAPDMETIDQALEEISDETGVKEILSLPAVRTFKIKVNFEV; from the coding sequence ATGGACGATAAAGACAGGGCCATTCTAAACGAAATCCAGACCCGGTTTCCCATTCGATCCAGGCCTTACCGTGAACTCGGGAAACGACTCGGCATGTCAGAAGAGGAGATCCTTGACCGTGTGAGGATCCTCAAGGAGGAAGGGATCATCCGGAGGATCGGAGGGAATTTCAATTCGCGTAAACTGAACTACTCAAGCACTCTTTGTGCGGCAAAGGTGCCCGAGGAGAGATTGGAAGCCTTCGTGGCCGCGGTGAACCGGCATCCCGGGGTGACACACAATTACCTGCGCAACCATTCTTACAACGTGTGGTTCACCTTCATCGCTCCGGACATGGAAACGATCGATCAGGCCCTGGAGGAGATTTCGGATGAGACGGGGGTCAAGGAAATCCTGAGCCTTCCCGCGGTTCGAACCTTCAAGATCAAGGTGAACTTCGAGGTATAA